The proteins below are encoded in one region of Dioscorea cayenensis subsp. rotundata cultivar TDr96_F1 chromosome 18, TDr96_F1_v2_PseudoChromosome.rev07_lg8_w22 25.fasta, whole genome shotgun sequence:
- the LOC120282050 gene encoding uncharacterized protein LOC120282050, translating to MAIVRSDRVDVSRLDSFGLMSDDAGTSGSEDCDVSELGEVGTELCQVGDQGFNIPFELCDLEDLGSVLSVETWNDCLSEEERFRLAEFLPDMEQETLWQTLAELFEGKDFHFGSPMASFFFCLKSGGFEPKVEVYHRGLIAFQRRQHYFLLKDYQDSMVKRLVDMRDVWEQYEAYAIEDRVRLLNSVCNQRRLNGAVDLKKGFLKQRVKKRSMKTARGDSPKCYELGFDVNAKQRKLLMGSHWLSLDQIDGGGSDSEDLDYKAGMYGVQSTSRDSAIVRPKRSKSGKKEEFLRHYDAPMRLGIHYEDHEGYAQLAHYHGGSKKHRDVTVASYDDELLYKRKRVKHSENAQVYSGGEVVSVEHPIKFADLNIRSQKPMGDEEFGNHQRRIGSHSALAYGTTPQIQMADLYSYPDHQRSKTSQEQCRSKLARKWEMPQMRMDYSRNSSLFDQQEDVQYGVSDLAGENKHVNLLVDQYAYSSEKMEEGHLVGRMTCDPRKADKLMKKNKKLNRGSSKHAPDAGPYFAESRHQKGEKHNHCYQSKSKSRGRSFLLSRKLGTLPSDIYTPEIKWKATTESDHPWSVLDNEKGSLNAGTHNYMPYAQSRVASHRVRSSMPLAVCNSTRKEEKVNLHSICPNELNESVHFQSTSNDEAEQNFLKDDGKRKMDSGFVSLAAMTPPLVTSDKEAMETQAELGSENMPFTLITPTVYNCFSFSIIHLLSAVQRALIADTKDELEFCVPLQNNDSPIHPQRNITVNTPDNLVLKSLPVLNVSEIVSRVKSDPGDPCILETQEPLQELVRGVLKIFSSKTAPLGAEDWKALVSYEKSNRSWSWVGPLPSILSDEESDEERTSSEAWGIPHKLLVKLVDAFANWLKSVQDTLQQIGCLQSLPLSMFPTLDEKERFRDLKSHKNPNTISPSSSEVRAHFQREEVLRYSVSDRAFFYTAADGKKSSVAPLKNGGSKPNSRAREHFMLKVDRPAHVSILCLVRDAAARLPGSIGTRADISTLLRDSKYIVDDVSDSQINQVVSGALDRLHSQRDPCVQFDNERKLWVYLHREREEEDFEDDGTSSTKKWKRPKKNLPGNSYPEAINDYDNHATRNPTSSGSPGDFI from the coding sequence ATGGCGATTGTGAGGAGTGATCGGGTTGATGTTTCGAGATTGGATTCCTTTGGTCTGATGTCTGATGATGCGGGGACGAGTGGCTCGGAGGATTGTGATGTCTCGGAGCTTGGAGAAGTTGGGACGGAGCTCTGTCAGGTTGGAGACCAAGGGTTCAACATCCCGTTTGAGCTCTGCGATCTTGAGGATTTGGGTTCTGTGCTCTCCGTTGAGACTTGGAACGATTGCCTCTCCGAGGAGGAGAGGTTCCGGCTTGCGGAGTTTTTACCGGATATGGAGCAGGAGACGCTCTGGCAAACCCTAGCGGAGCTTTTTGAAGGTAAAGATTTTCACTTTGGTAGCCCGATGGcgagtttctttttttgtttgaaaagtgGGGGTTTTGAGCCAAAGGTCGAGGTTTATCATCGCGGGCTTATCGCCTTTCAGAGGCgacaacattattttttattgaaggATTATCAGGATTCCATGGTGAAGCGTCTTGTTGACATGAGGGATGTTTGGGAACAATATGAAGCATATGCCATTGAAGACAGAGTGCGGCTTTTGAATTCTGTGTGCAATCAGAGGCGTTTGAATGGTGCTGTGGATTTGAAAAAGGGTTTCTTGAAGCAGAGGGTCAAGAAAAGGTCAATGAAAACAGCAAGGGGTGATAGTCCCAAGTGCTATGAACTCGGTTTTGACGTAAATGCTAAGCAACGCAAGTTGCTAATGGGTAGTCATTGGTTGAGTTTGGATCAGATAGATGGTGGTGGTAGTGATTCAGAGGATCTGGATTACAAAGCTGGCATGTATGGAGTTCAGAGCACGTCTCGTGACAGTGCAATTGTTAGGCCCAAGCGGAGCAAATCGGGAAAGAAGGAAGAGTTTTTGAGACATTATGATGCACCTATGCGGCTTGGGATTCATTATGAAGATCACGAAGGCTATGCTCAGTTGGCTCATTATCATGGTGGCAGCAAGAAGCATAGGGATGTTACTGTAGCATCTTATGATGATGAACTCCTTTACAAAAGGAAGAGGGTTAAGCATAGTGAGAATGCTCAGGTGTACTCTGGTGGAGAAGTGGTTTCTGTGGAGCATCCAATTAAATTTGCTGACTTGAACATTAGAAGCCAGAAACCCATGGGAGATGAAGAATTTGGCAATCACCAAAGAAGAATTGGTTCTCATTCAGCTCTTGCATATGGTACAACACCTCAAATACAGATGGCTGACTTATATTCCTATCCTGATCATCAGAGGTCAAAAACATCTCAGGAGCAGTGCAGAAGTAAACTTGCTCGAAAGTGGGAGATGCCCCAGATGCGCATGGATTACTCAAGAAACAGTAGTTTGTTTGATCAGCAAGAGGATGTTCAATATGGTGTATCTGATCTGGCTGGAGAAAATAAACATGTTAATCTTCTTGTGGACCAATATGCATATTCAAGCGAGAAAATGGAGGAGGGCCATTTGGTTGGTAGAATGACGTGTGATCCTAGAAAGGCTGACAAACtcatgaagaaaaacaagaagttgAATAGAGGCAGCAGCAAACATGCACCAGATGCAGGACCCTATTTTGCTGAAAGCAGGCATCAAAAAGGTGAGAAGCATAACCATTGTTACCAGAGTAAATCCAAATCTAGAGGCAGATCTTTTCTTCTCAGCAGAAAATTGGGTACACTGCCATCAGACATTTACACCCCAGAGATAAAATGGAAGGCTACAACTGAATCAGATCATCCTTGGTCAGTATTGGACAATGAGAAGGGTAGCTTGAATGCAGGAACTCATAATTACATGCCATATGCTCAATCCCGTGTGGCTAGTCACCGTGTGAGGTCAAGTATGCCACTTGCTGTCTGCAATTCTACAAGGAAAGAGGAAAAGGTTAACTTACATAGTATTTGTCCAAATGAGCTAAATGAATCTGTTCATTTCCAATCTACTTCGAATGATGAAGCCGAGCAGAATTTTTTGAAAGATGATGGTAAAAGGAAAATGGACTCCGGATTTGTTTCTTTGGCTGCTATGACTCCTCCATTGGTTACTTCAGATAAAGAGGCAATGGAAACACAGGCTGAATTAGGGTCAGAAAACATGCCCTTTACTCTAATCACCCCTACAGTTTACAACTGCTTTTCATTCTCCATCATACACCTCCTTTCAGCTGTTCAAAGGGCGCTGATTGCTGACACGAAAGATGAATTGGAGTTTTGCGTTCCTCTGCAGAACAATGATAGCCCAATCCATCCTCAAAGAAACATTACTGTCAATACTCCAGACAATTTAGTACTAAAGAGTCTACCTGTTCTAAATGTCTCAGAGATTGTCAGTCGAGTTAAATCAGATCCAGGGGATCCTTGTATTCTTGAGACACAAGAACCTCTTCAAGAATTGGTCAGAGGAGTGCTGAAGATATTTTCGTCAAAGACAGCACCATTAGGTGCAGAGGATTGGAAGGCACTTGTATCATATGAGAAGTCAAATAGAAGCTGGTCCTGGGTTGGTCCGCTGCCTTCGATTTTGTCTGACGAGGAAAGTGATGAAGAGAGAACTTCTTCAGAGGCATGGGGCATTCCTCATAAGCTGCTTGTGAAGTTAGTTGATGCATTTGCTAATTGGCTTAAAAGTGTCCAAGATACACTTCAGCAAATAGGATGCCTTCAATCCCTGCCCTTATCTATGTTTCCGACTTTGGATGAGAAGGAACGATTCAGAGACCTTAAATCTCACAAGAATCCAAATACCATCAGCCCCAGCTCTAGTGAAGTAAGGGCACATTTTCAGAGAGAGGAAGTTTTAAGATATTCAGTTTCAGATAGGGCCTTTTTCTACACTGCTGCTGATGGAAAAAAGTCTAGTGTTGCTCCTTTAAAAAATGGTGGCAGCAAGCCAAATTCAAGAGCCCGTGAACATTTCATGCTTAAAGTTGATCGACCAGCACATGTTTCTATACTATGTCTTGTAAGAGATGCAGCTGCCAGGCTTCCTGGAAGTATTGGTACCAGAGCTGATATTTCTACATTATTAAGAGACTCAAAGTACATTGTTGATGATGTCTCTGATTCACAAATTAACCAAGTTGTCAGTGGGGCCTTAGATAGATTACATTCTCAACGGGATCCTTGTGTTCAGTTTGATAATGAACGGAAATTGTGGGTTTATCTGCACAGGGAGAGGGAGGAGGAAGATTTTGAGGATGATGGCACCTCCTCGACAAAGAAGTGGAAAAGGCCTAAGAAAAACCTTCCTGGAAATTCTTACCCAGAAGCAATAAATGATTACGACAACCATGCCACTCGAAATCCAACCTCAAGTGGTTCTCCGGGAGATTTCATTTGA
- the LOC120282697 gene encoding LOW QUALITY PROTEIN: kinesin-like protein KIN-5D (The sequence of the model RefSeq protein was modified relative to this genomic sequence to represent the inferred CDS: substituted 1 base at 1 genomic stop codon) encodes MESSQRRAGMVPLSPSHAPRPSEKLGNGSSNGKHHDRDKGLNVQVLLRCRPLSEEEIRANVPMGIACEEIRREVSAFLSMANKQIDKTFTFDKVFGPSSKQKELYDQAISPIVNEVLEGYNCTIFAYGQTGTGKTFTMEGERKTKNGEFPSDAGVIPRAVKQISDMLEMQATDYSMKVTFLELYNEDLTDLLAPEESKFSDERSKRPIALMENGKGGVFVRGLEEEVVCSASEIYKILDRGSSKRRTAETLLNKQSSRSHSIFSITIYMKESTHEGEEMIKCXKLNLVDLAGSENVMRSGAREGRAREAGEINKSLLTLGRVINALVEHSGHIPYRESKLTRLLRDSLGGKTKTCIIATISPAINCLEETLSTLEYAHRAKSIKNKPEINQKLMKSALIKDLYSEISRLRQEVYAAREKNGVYLPQDRYLYEEAQKKAMAEKIEQMAIDLESKNKQADSLQELYTSQQLSNTELSKTLEKTQRKLEDTVSTIYDLEYRNKQANTSNKEKEYMIVHLLKSEKALMDCAHELRSELENTTADVSGLFSKIETKNKTADYNRTLVQRFLTQLTGNLDILHGILSASVIQQEKQLKEMEADMHAFVSKKVQSTEDLNIHAGKLKDLYCYGMKTLEDVAGELQVDYQSTIEKLSSQVSSHAIALEDESTLNEEKQLLEKVQTTVDSLRKSSTSMTNNLHNELSIARICTSSYKNQWKAYVEEAENQYYEGATSVEIARGGLEEGFQQCKGKIQLGSQQWRDAHNTLMKLEDGNVSSVDSVVRRGMEANQMLCDRLSCVTSTSLQKINMEQKGFHSSIDSSLKLDRDTYEKIDNMTSAFQDELRQLRNRHSHRVAEITGNTEKCLEDEYRVEEPSCSTPRRLINLPSIASIEELKTPAFEEILKLFWASKQVNGEVKHLSGAHEAQSRVPVTQKN; translated from the exons ATGGAGAGCTCGCAGAGGAGAGCGGGGATGGTTCCTTTATCGCCCTCGCATGCTCCTAGGCCAAGCGAGAAGCTCGGAAATGGGAGTTCAAATGGCAAGCATCATGATAGAGATAAGGGTCTCAATGTTCAAGTCCTCCTTCGATGCAG GCCTTTAAGCGAGGAGGAAATTAGGGCAAACGTTCCAATGGGCATAGCTTGTGAGGAGATCCGGAGAGAAGTTTCTGCATTTCTAAGCATGGCCAACAAACAGATTGATAAAACCTTCACATTTGACAAG GTTTTTGGGCCATCATCAAAGCAAAAGGAATTGTATGATCAAGCAATCTCTCCAATTGTCAATGAAGTTCTTGAAGGATATAATTGCACAATCTTTGCTTATGGTCAGACTGGAACTGGAAAGACTTTTACAATGGAAGGAGAGAGGAAAACAAAG AATGGAGAATTTCCTAGTGATGCTGGTGTTATCCCTAGGGCTGTGAAACAAATTTCTGATATGCTTGAAATGCAAGCCACTGATTACAGCATGAAAGTAACTTTCCTTGAGTTGTATAATGAGGATTTAACTGATCTTTTGGCACCCGAAGAATCGAAATTCTCTGATGAAAGGTCGAAGAGACCTATCGCTTTGATGGAAAATGGAAAAGGAGGTGTTTTCGTGCGAGGTTTGGAAGAGGAAGTGGTTTGTTCTGCTAGCGAGATATATAAGATATTAGATCGAGGGTCGTCGAAGAGGCGGACAGCAGAAACTCTGCTTAATAAGCAAAGTAGCCGATCGCACTCCATTTTTTCCATAACGATATATATGAAAGAGAGTACTCATGAGGGGGAAGAGATGATCAAATGTTGAAAACTAAATCTTGTTGATCTTGCTGGTTCTGAAAATGTTATGAGATCAGGTGCAAGAGAG GGTAGAGCAAGGGAAGCCGGTGAGATTAATAAAAGCTTGCTTACTCTTGGACGAGTTATTAATGCTCTTGTAGAGCATTCTGGTCATATTCCATACag AGAGAGTAAATTGACAAGATTGTTAAGGGATTCACTGGGAGGGAAAACAAAAACTTGTATTATTGCTACTATATCACCAGCTATCAATTGCTTAGAAGAGACATTAAGCACCTTGGAATATGCACACCGTGCGAAGAGTATCAAAAACAAGCCTGAG ATTAATCAGAAGCTGATGAAATCTGCATTGATCAAGGACTTGTACTCTGAAATTAGTCGTCTTAGACAAG AAGTATATGCTGCAAGGGAGAAGAACGGCGTATACTTGCCTCAAGATCGTTACTTGTATGAAGAAGCTCAGAAAAAG GCAATGGCTGAGAAAATTGAGCAGATGGCAATTGATCTGGAATCAAAGAATAAG CAAGCAGATAGCCTTCAAGAACTTTACACTTCTCAGCAACTATCGAACACCGAATTGAGTAAAACCCTTGAAAAGACCCAG aggaaattggaggataCTGTGAGTACAATATATGACCTGGAGTATAGGAATAAACAAGCTAACACctcaaacaaagaaaaggaatatATGATTGTTCATCTCCTCAAATCAG AAAAGGCGCTGATGGATTGTGCTCATGAGCTTAGATCTGAGCTAGAGAACACAACAGCTGATGTGTCTGGCTTGTTTTCTAAAATAG aaactaaaaataagacagCAGATTACAATAGAACTCTTGTCCAGAGATTTCTTACTCAACTGACTGGGAACCTAGATATATTGCACGGAATCCTGTCAGCTTCTGTAATTCAACAAGAAAAGCAACTCAAAGAAATGGAAGCAGACATGCATGCTTTTGTCTCCAAGAAGGTCCAG TCTACTGAAGATTTAAACATTCACGCTGGGAAACTAAAAGATTTATATTGTTATGGGATGAAAACATTAGAAGATGTTGCAGGTGAGCTCCAAGTGGACTATCAATCAACTATTGAGAAGTTGAGCTCACAAGTATCCTCACATGCTATAGCTCTTGAAGAT GAAAGTACTCTTAATGAAGAAAAGCAATTGCTAGAAAAG GTTCAAACTACAGTTGATAGTCTACGCAAGAGTTCAACTAGTATGACCAATAATCTACACAATGAATTGTCAATAGCTCGTATTTGCACTTCTTCGTACAAAAACCAATGGAAAGCCTATGTAGAAGAAGCTGAAAATCAATATTATGAGGGTGCCACTTCTGTAGAAATAGCAAGAGGTGGCTTGGAAGAAGGCTTCCAACAGTG CAAGGGAAAGATACAACTTGGTTCACAACAATGGAGAGATGCTCACAATACACTGATGAAACTTGAAGATGGAAATGTATCATCAGTGGATTCGGTTGTCAG GAGAGGAATGGAAGCCAATCAGATGTTATGTGATAGGTTATCTTGTGTTACTTCAACATCCCTCCAAAAAATCAATATGGAGCAAAAGGGTTTCCATTCCTCGATTGACA GCTCTTTGAAACTAGACAGGGATACATATGAGAAAATTGATAACATGACCAGTGCCTTTCAAGATGAGCTAAGGCAATTAAGGAATAGGCACTCTCACAGGGTTGCAGAAATCACAGGAAATACAGAGAAGTGCTTGGAAGATGAATACAGG gTAGAAGAACCTAGTTGTTCAACACcaaggagattgataaatttgCCAAGCATTGCATCCATTGAAGAGCTAAAAACTCCAGCTTTTGAGGAGATACTTAAGTTGTTTTGGGCTTCTAAGCAAGTAAATGGAGAGGTAAAACACTTATCAGGAGCACATGAGGCCCAATCAAGAGTACCTGTTACCCAAAAAAATTAG